In Opitutus sp. ER46, one DNA window encodes the following:
- a CDS encoding MBL fold metallo-hydrolase, which produces MIRTSPLPLEDELGDVLEKGMRRAGLTEEALAEATGVAVARILDAVDYRSELTCDELRRIAGVLKLNEVGLCALGLGKYPQPEIGGLPFCVWPLRMPHGIGVANAYLVSECGSNRALLFDTGAGMDALDAVWPGTIRQVDAVFLTHVEAEHAGGLCEVVARFGVAPEHALVPGGAVAPCGRPMGEGERRAFGALEVTAYSTPGHTAAHNCYVVRAPAARSGGSLLISGDLIFAGSVGRAFYSGDQLQANLQRMLTVCLGNTVVAPGHGPLTTVENERRFNPFFV; this is translated from the coding sequence GTGATCCGGACCTCTCCATTGCCGCTCGAAGACGAGCTGGGTGACGTGCTCGAAAAGGGCATGCGTCGCGCCGGACTCACCGAGGAGGCATTGGCGGAGGCGACGGGGGTGGCGGTGGCGCGAATCCTGGATGCGGTCGATTACCGGTCCGAGCTGACCTGCGATGAGCTTCGTCGCATCGCCGGCGTGCTGAAGCTGAACGAGGTGGGGCTGTGCGCCCTCGGGCTGGGCAAGTATCCGCAACCCGAAATCGGCGGCTTGCCGTTCTGCGTGTGGCCGCTGCGCATGCCGCACGGCATCGGCGTGGCGAACGCGTACTTGGTGAGCGAATGCGGTTCGAATCGCGCCCTGCTCTTCGACACGGGCGCGGGGATGGACGCGCTCGATGCGGTCTGGCCGGGAACGATTCGCCAGGTTGACGCCGTGTTCCTGACGCATGTGGAGGCGGAGCATGCCGGCGGACTCTGTGAGGTGGTGGCGCGGTTTGGCGTCGCTCCGGAACACGCGCTCGTGCCGGGCGGAGCGGTGGCGCCCTGCGGCCGGCCAATGGGGGAGGGAGAGCGCCGAGCTTTCGGTGCGCTCGAAGTGACGGCGTATTCGACGCCGGGACACACCGCGGCGCACAACTGCTATGTGGTCCGCGCACCAGCGGCGCGGTCCGGCGGCTCTCTCCTGATTTCCGGCGACCTGATCTTTGCCGGCTCGGTGGGACGTGCGTTTTATTCCGGCGACCAGTTGCAGGCGAATCTGCAGCGCATGCTCACGGTGTGCCTTGGCAACACCGTTGTCGCCCCCGGGCACGGGCCGCTCACGACGGTCGAGAACGAGCGTCGGTTCAATCCCTTCTTCGTCTAG
- the pyrE gene encoding orotate phosphoribosyltransferase, producing the protein MDASQKEILDIFTRTRALLQGHFVLRSGLHSGHYFQCAQVCQDMAAVERLGELLVQKVRGQGLTFQTVLAPAMGGLVIGQEVARRAKARYIFAEKENNVLVLRRGFTLSPGEPVLVVEDVVTRGGRVIECLDIIRQAGGTPVGVAMLVDRSAGTTRFAVPAVSLLELSFPTYAADALPAELAKLPVQKPGS; encoded by the coding sequence ATGGACGCCAGCCAAAAGGAAATCCTCGATATCTTCACGCGTACCCGAGCCCTCCTCCAGGGACATTTCGTGCTCCGTTCGGGGCTGCACAGCGGTCACTACTTCCAGTGCGCGCAGGTGTGCCAGGACATGGCGGCCGTCGAACGCCTCGGCGAGCTGCTGGTCCAGAAAGTGCGCGGCCAGGGGCTGACGTTCCAGACCGTGCTCGCGCCCGCGATGGGCGGGCTGGTCATCGGCCAGGAGGTTGCCCGGCGGGCCAAGGCCCGCTACATCTTTGCCGAAAAAGAGAACAACGTTCTCGTGCTCCGGCGCGGCTTCACCCTCTCTCCCGGTGAGCCCGTGCTCGTCGTGGAGGACGTCGTGACGCGGGGCGGCCGCGTGATCGAGTGTCTCGACATCATCCGCCAGGCCGGGGGCACGCCGGTCGGCGTCGCGATGCTCGTCGACCGCAGCGCCGGCACCACCCGCTTCGCCGTCCCGGCCGTCTCGCTCCTGGAGCTGAGCTTCCCGACCTACGCGGCGGACGCCCTGCCGGCAGAGCTCGCTAAGCTCCCGGTACAGAAGCCCGGCAGTTGA